In Aquila chrysaetos chrysaetos unplaced genomic scaffold, bAquChr1.4, whole genome shotgun sequence, the genomic window GGGGTAATGGGGGGCCCTGGACACCTGGGGGGGGTTGGAGGGGGGTAATGGGGGGCCCTGGACACCTGGAGGGGTTAAGGGGGTAATGGTGGGCCCTGGACACCTGGGGGGGCTTGAGTGAGGGGGGTAATGGGGGCCACCCAGACACCTGGGGGGGGTTAGGGGGGTAAAGGGGGGCCCTGGACACCTGAGTCCCCTGGGGGTGTTGGAGGGGCTAACGGGGGGCCCAGATGCTTTGGTCCTCAcgccccattcccccccccccagatgaGTCCTGCAGGCGGTAACCCCGGCCTCTGCCCCacggcgggggggtgggggggagccaTGCTgggccccccacccccctgccagCGAAGGGGGGGACAGGGCCGGACCTGAGGGACCCCCCGGCGGGGCAGGACAGGGCCAGATGCACGGACAAGGaccaccccccccgccaaaaaCTGCCCCAGGAGGGGGGGCACAAGGACACTGTCCCCACTGTGGGGACCCAGCGGcattctgcccccccccccccccactgggGCACCATGGGGGGATTTTTGGGGGGGTATCCAGCTCTTCTCGCCCCATTTTGTAGCTTTTctagttggggggggggggggggggggcacggcaaTTATCCTTAacgaggttttttttttttttttagcctaaTTAAGGACTTTTTTTAGCCAGGGGTGGGGCAACTTTGTCAGTATTGGGTCAACCAGAGCTGCCCCAGTTAGGAACTGGGCCAGGCTCAGTTACAACTGGGCTGGGGGGCGGAGGGTGGGGGGGCAAAGCCATGGCAGTATTAGCTGGGGGGGGctatgctggggggggggggggagatggggaggggACGTGATTTATTGCTGTGGTGGCTGATGGTGAGGGAGGGGATGGGTGAGGAGGAAGGCTCCAAAATGGCCGAGGGAGGCCAAACGGTGGACAGAGGCCAAACGGCGGAGGAGCAATGGCCGGGTGGGAGCATGAAGGATGGCGGCGGGTGGCCGGTGGATGGCGTGGGCGGGGGGAAACAGTctggagttggggggggggcccggctgCCATCGGCCGAAGGTGGGAGCGGTGGACGGGAGAGAAAATGGCGGAGGAGGCCGAAGCCTGAGGCCTGCTCCCGTAGCCATGGCAACGGAGCCTGAGGCCTACGCCCGTTGCCACGGCGACGAAGCCCTCGGCTCACCGTGGGGAGGGCCGCGCCGCCTCTTGGCTGCACTGTACCGCGACAAGCGACAATAAAAGGTGATGGCGGCTGCTGTGAGCCTGGCTGGTGAcaccgggggcggggggaactGGAGGCCGAAAGGCgggtttatatatattttttttttttttaagttacgGTACAGCGGAATCGCGCATGCGCGGACGCGGGGGGCCGCGGCAGAGCGCGAGCGCGCCGCGAGGGCGGGGCGGGAGGACGATGCGGGCGGGGCGCATGCGTAGAGCGAGAGGGGCGGTGCTCTACAACGACGCATGCGCAGAGCGCTGCGAGCCGCGGTGGCGGATCGGCTGCAGGCGGCAGTACGGCGGCCGCGGAGGGAAGGCGGAAGTAGGGGACGatcatggcggcggcggcggcggcgctggaGCGGTGGGTATCCGGGGAGCTAcaggctctgctggggctgagcGGGCGGCACGTCCCCGCCTTCCTGGTGGCGTTGGCGCGGCGGAGCCGTAGcgtggaggagctgctggagcggCTGCGGGAAACGGAGGCGCTGCGGGTGGAGGAGCCGCGCGTGCGCGCCTTCGCGCGGGAGCTGTGGGACAAGGTGGGCGGGGCTTCCCCTCCGGGGCGGGGCTCCGAGGGTGGGAGTGGGCGGGGCTTCCCCGTTCGACTTAGGAGGGGAACTTTGCGGGTGGGGGGCGTGGCCTGCTTGTAGGTGAGGGCGGGGCTTATCGCGGGGTGGCTGTGGCGGGAAGGGGCGTGGCTGCCTCGGAGGGGGCGGGGCTTCTAAGGTAGTGTGTGGGAGGAGCCTAGTAACCCTACACGCGGGTAGGGGCGTGTCTTGTGAGGTGGGGGTGTGGCTTTAAGGTGAGAAGGTGGGGCTTGGGGAGGCGGGGTCAGGCGGAGGGGGCGTGGTTTGCATGCCTGAGCACCACCAGGGAAGCCGTGTCCAGTAAAGGGGCATTGGGGTGCAGGTGGGCGTGGCCAGGTTGAGGGGTGGGGCCAGACACGGGGGCGTGGCTAACCGCAGAGGAGGCGTGTCCTGACGCTGTCCCCGCCCCCAGGTCCCCCGGGAGGCACCACGGGAGCCCCCGGGCCGAGCGGCTGAGCGGGCGGCGCGGGAGCTGCAGCGCCGCAGCCAGGGCTACCGATTGGTCGATAGCGACGACGAGGGGGCGGGCCCCGCCCCAAGCTCCACCCCTTCCCATGGCTCCACCCCCGGCATGGCCGACGCTTCCCACCGCCGACGCCGACACCTCCGACGACGACGCTCCGAGTCGCCCGAGGCCTCCAGCCCCTCGCCGCCGACACCCCCGTGAGTAGCCCCCGTTCTTGGGGTCCCCCCCATTATCGGGGTGTCCCCTCCCCATTATGGGGGTCTCGGgctttcctcctgcccctcaGGGTCCCCCTGATTcttggggttcccccccccaTTATGGGGGTCTTGTGGTTTCTTTCTGCCCCTCAGGGTCCCCATGATACTTGGGGTTCCCTCCCCAATCATGGGGGTCTTGGGGTTTCCTCCTGCCCCTCAGGGTCCCCCTGATTCTtgggggtccccccccccagttatGGGGGTCTCAGGGTTTCCTCCTGCCTCCTGGAATGTCACCACAGGTACTCAAGGTCCCCCTGGATGTTGGGGTCCCCTCCAGGCTTTTGGGGGTCTCCCGGGGGTCTCAAGGTCCCCTCCTGACTTATGGGGTCCCCCTGAGCTTTTGGGATCCCTCTGGGTGCTGAGTCCCCCCTGGAATTTTGGGGTTCACACCCTcaagatcatttaaaaaaaccttaggGCCCCCCAAATTATTAAGATCTATGGGTTTTGGGGTTCCCCCATGTgacgtccccccccccccccccccaaaccagggCTCCGGAGCCCCCTGAAGAGCCAGAAGCGGAATGGGAAGCATCGGAGCGGGAACGGCTGCGGGACCTGGAAGAACGCGATGCCTTCGCCGAGCGTCTGCGCCGCCGCGACCGCGACCGCACGCGCACCGTCCTCGCCCGCCCCGATGCCaaggtgatggggggggggtcgcaACGCCTTTTGGAGGGGTCCCAGGGGGGATTTGAGGGGGTCCAGCTGTGTTTGGGGGGCCCTGCTGAGCTCCTGGGGGTCTTTGGATGGAATTGGGGGTCCCTGGGTGGAATTGGGTTCCCTGGGTGGGATTTAGGGAGTTTGAGTGGGAATTGGGGTGCCAGAGGGAAAGCTGGGGTGCCCTCCCAGGTTCCTGGGGGTCCTTGGGTAGGATTTTGGGGTGTCCATGACTTAGGTTTGGGTACCCTGAATGGAATTTAGGGGGGTTGAGTGGGAATTGGGGTCCCtgggtgggatttgggggtgaCAGTCAGGATGAGGGGGGTTCTGCCATGCTTTTGGGGGTCCTTGGGTGGGATTTGGGATCCCTGGGTGGGAATGGGAGGGGATCCTGGAGAAGGTTTGGGGTTCCTGGGTGGAATTGAGGGTCCCTGGGTAggtccctggggtgggggggtgttgTCTGGCTCCTGGGGGACCCTGGGTTTGATTCAGGGGTCCTAACTGGGATTggtggggtgctgggtgggaTTGGGGGGGTCACATCCAGGATGGGGGGGGATCCTGCCAGTTTCCTGGGGGTCCCTGTGTTTGATTTAGGGGTCCCAGCTGGGCTtgggtgggtgctgggtgggaTTGGGGGGTCCTTAGGTGGAACTGACGGGGGCTTTGTCTGACTCCTGGCTCAGTTTCAACATCCCTGGCTGGGATTGGGGGGATCTGGGGTTGCTGTTAAGGCCCCCCACCTTCTCCATGCTCTGCAGCTAGAATTTGGggtccccctcccctcctcaccccctttctccccacccccaggcCTACGAAGAAGCCCAGAAACGCCTCAAAGTCGCCGAAGAAGATCAAAAAACCATGGTGAGCTCCAGGATCTGGCCAACCTCGTGCCGAGGGGGCATCCACCGAACCCCGAcaccccttttttcctcctcctctgtgtgtgtgtgtccccatcCAGGTTCCGGAACTACGGAAGAAGTCCCGCCGGGAATACCTAGCTAAGCGGGAACGAGATAAATTAGAAGAACTGGAAGCAGAGATCGCCGACGAAGAATATCTTTTCGGGGAAGAGGCGCTGACAAGGGCGGAGCGGCGTGAGCTGGAGTACAAACGGCGCGTGCGGGATCTGGCCCGCGAGTACAAACGGgctggggagaaagagaaactggagaaaagtAACCGGTATTACATCCCCGAGGAAACACGGGGCAAGGTGAGGGGCCCCAAATACCTGGCAGCACCCCAAACCCTTATTCTAGACCCGCAAGATCCTTCCCACCACTGTCAAGATTCCCTTCAGTGCCTCAAATCTTGCCTTTATCCCCATCAGGGTTTCTTCCATCACCCCCAGGGCCCTTTCTAGCACCTGAAATCGTTTTTCTATTCTTTCAAAGTCTTTCTTATCGCTGCTGAGATCCTCTCCAGCACCCCAAATCCTTCCTCTATTCCCCCAGAGTCCCTTCCATTACCCCCAGGATCTCCTTCAGCGCCCCAAATCCTCTCTCTGTCCTCTCAAGATCACTGCTATCACTCCTGGGATCCCCTCCAGCACCCCAAATCCTTCCTCTATCCCCCCAAAATCCCTCCGATCACCTCCAGGAGCCTCTTCAACACCCCAAATCCTGTCTCTGTCCCCACCAAGATTGCTCTCATGGCTGCCAAGGCCCCCTCCAGCACCCTAAATGCTCTCTGTGTCTCCCCAGGGTCTTTTCCATCACCCCCAGGACCCCCTTTAGCACCCCAAATCATCCTTTTATCCCCCCAAAATCCCTCCCATCACCACCAAGACTCCCTCCAATGCCTCAAATTCCACCCTCCATCTCCCCAAGGTCCCTCCTGCCACGGCAGGGGGTTTCGGGGGGACACCACCGTGGTTTCACCGCTCTCACCACCTCCCCGTAGAAGATCCCAGAACGCGAGGAAGCAacgggaggggaggaagagcgGATGGCCCCCCGGGACGAGCAGCGGCGATGGGAAGAGGAGCGAATAGGGGCGGCTTCCCTGAGGTTTGGGGCACGCGATGCCGCCCGCCGTCAGCCCTCCAAAGATTACGACTTCGTGCTGGAGGAAGATGAGATGATCCAGTTCGTCAGCGCCGTGCAGATGAAAGGCACTGAGCCCGATAAGGTGAGGGggcagggggtttgggggtgctggaGGGTGTCCTGGGGGTGATGGGAGGGATTTTGGGGAGTTAGAGGGAGGATTTGGGGTGCTGGAGGAGGTCCTGGGGGTGATGGGAGGGATTTTGGGGAGGTAGAGGGAGGATTTGGGGTGCTGGAGGGGGTCCTGGGGGTGATGGGAGGGACCTTGGGGAGGTAGAGGGAGGATTTGGGGTGCTGGAGGGGGTCCTGGGAGTGATGGGAGGGACCTTGGGGGGATGGAAGGGGAATttggggaggtggagggggtTCTAGGGGGGATGGCAGGGACCTTGGGGGTGACAAAGGAGGATTTGGGTGCTGGAAGGGGTCCTGAAGATACTATAGGCACCATGCGgacagtgggggggggggccctgggagGACAATGGAGGATTTTGGGGACACTGGAGGTGacatggggacactggggggaCCCTGGGAGGATGccagggggctgtggggacacTGGAGGTGACATGGGGACCGCGGGGGTGACACTGTCGGCACCCGCAGGAGGCGCCGGCGCCGGTGCCAgaggcggagcggcggcggcagtCGGCGCAGGAGGTTCGCCGTAGCCTTCCCATCTTCCCTTACCGCGACGAGCTGGTGGCCGCCATCGCTCAGCACCAAATCCTGGTCATCGAGGGGGAGACCGGTTCCGGCAAGACCACCCAGATCCCCCAGTACCTGCAcgaggaggtgggggggcttttgggggggctgggggggggcaaaTAGTGGGGATGGGAGGCAATGGGGGGCAGatgtggggagctgggggcaaATGAGGGGGCATCGAGGGCTAgatgggggggttggggggtaTCAGAAGGGTAATTGCGGGGGCAGATAGAGGCATGGGGGATGTTGGGGGGGTCAGATAATGGGGTTGGGGGTATCACAGCAATGATGGGGGGCAGATAGGGAGCTTGGGGGGCATCAAGGGGGTATTGGGGGGTAGATGGAGGAGTTGGGACATCAGGGGGCTATAGGGGGCAGAtaggagggctgggggggcaaTGGGGGGCAGATaggggagctggggggcagatggggggctgggggcatcAGGGGGTATTGGGGGAAAGATGGGGGGACTATGTGAGGCAGATCAAGGGGCTATGGGAGGCAAATAGGGGGTTTGGGGGCATGAGGGGGGTGACGGGGCAGAttggggggctttggggggcAGATAAGGGGGTTTGGGGCTTCAGGGGGGCAgatgggggctgggggggcatcAGGGGGGTAATAAGGGAGCTGGAGGGCAAGGGGGGCAGGGAAAGGTTGTcatccccgtcccccccacAACCGAAtccacccgccccccccccgcagggcTACACGCGCCAGGGGCTGAAGATCGGCATCACGCAGCCGCGGCGCGTGGCCGCCATGAGCGTGGCCGCCCGCGTGGCCGTCGAGATGGGCACCAAGCTGGGCAACGAGGTGACGCAGGGACACGgcggggacacggggacacagGGGGAGACACGGGGACGGGGAGCGACGGGGACGTGAGGGGTGTGGGACACCCTCAGGGGTGGCTCTGGTGACCTGAGGGTGGCTGGGGAACTTGGGGGCACGTCCCTGTCCCAAAGGGACCCTGAGGGACCCTGGGGATGTGGCCTTGTCCCAGGGGACCCCGGGGACGGACACATCCACATGCTGGGGTCGCGTCCCCCTCGCAAGGGACCCAGGGGACACCTCGCCATCCTGGGGACCGtaggggacactggggacaggTCCTTGTCCCAgggagccctgaggaacactggGGGCACTAATGACATGTGTCCATCTTTGGGGACCTTAGGGAACTTGTCTGCATTTTAGGGGACCCCGAGGAAGATGTCCCCATTGTGGGGACCtcaggggacatgggggacatgTCCCTGTCCCAGAGAACCCTGAGGACACAGGGAACCCTAATGTCATGTCCCTGTCCTAGTGGACTCCAGGTGACACATCTGCATCCTAGGGGACTCCAGGGAAGATGTCACCATCCTGGGGACCGcaggggacactggggacacaTCCCCATCCCAGGACACCCCAGGGGGACGTTAGGGCACCCTGGGCAAGCGAGGGGACTCCAGGAGATCCTGGGGACAGTTAGGGACCCTGGGGACCGCTGGGGAGGGGTTAAGGGACTCAGAGGGGGGGAGTCAGGGGACACTGGGCCCCGCTGGTGACATGTCCCTTGTCCCCAGGTGGGGTACAGCATCCGCTTCGAGGACTGCACGTCGGAGCGGACGGTGCTGAAGTACATGACGGACGGGATGCTGCTGCGGGAGTTCCTGACCGAGCCCGACCTCGGCTCCTACAGGTGGCcttggggacactggggacacgGAGGGGACATaggggacacgggggacacCAGAGATGCTGGGGACACCAAGGATaatggggacatggggggcaTCGGGATGTtggggggagagcagagggatTGGGGACGTTGAGGACGTCAGAGGCTGGGGGACCGTGGGGACATTAGGGACGTTGGGgacctggggatggggacagtaAGGTGTGGGGGGAGGTTGACAATGGGGGGACAgtagggggggtggggaataTCTGGGGGGGATAATTGGGGACATTGTGGGGATGGGGGGCAGTTGGGGACAGTGGGAGGGCATTGGGGACACAGCAGGGGACTGGCAGAGCAGCCACATGCCCCCGTCGCTGTCCTTGTCCTTAGTCTTACTGGTGTCACTTtggtgtccccatgtccctgtccccatgtcctTGTGCCTGTCTCCGTGTCCCTGTGTCTTGTCTCACATCCCAACACTCCTGTGACTGTCCCCACGCCTGTCCCTGCATCCCCACGgctgtccccgtgtccccataCCTGTCCCCGTACTTCTCCCCACATCCCCACGCTTGTCCTCACACTTGTCCTCACACTTGTTCCCATGTCCCTTCGTTTGTCCCTATGTCCCTATACCTGGTCCCTGTGCTTTTTCCATGTCCTCACGTCTGTCCCCATGACCCCATACCTGTCCCCATGCTTATCCCTGTGTCCCCATACCTGTCCTCATGTCCCTGTACCCGTCCCCACGCTTGTCCCCCCGTCCCCATACATGTCCTCCCCGTCCCCATACCTGTCCCCATGCTTATCCCTGTGTCCCCATACATGTCCCCATGCTTATCCCTGTGTCCCCATACCTGTTCTCATGTCCCCATACCTGTCCCCATGcttgtccctgtgtccccataCCTGTTCTCATGTCCCCATACCTGTCCCCACGCttgtccccgtgtccccacgcTTGTCCCCATGTcctcatccctgtccccatgcccgtcccccccgtccccgcagCGTGATCATGGTGGACGAGGCCCACGAGCGCACGCTGCACACCGACGTCCTCTTCGGGCTGATCAAGGACATCGCCCGGTTCCGTCCCCAGCTGAAGGTGCTGGTGGCCTCGGCCACCCTCGACACGCAGCGCTTCTCCGCCTTCTTCGACCAGGCCCCCGTCTTCCGCATCCCCGGCCGCCGCTTCCCCGTCGACATCTACTACACCAAGGTGACacggggggagcagggggttTTAGGGTGCTGGGGGACAAGGGGACACTGGGGGACGGAGGGACAAGGGGACAGGGGGGACACGGGAGCAGCAAGGGGATGTGGGGGCACTGGGGGATGTGGGGCAATGGGGGACATGAGGGGacggggggggcagggggacacctggggacactgggggatGTTGGAGgatgtggggtgctgggggacaAGGGGACATCGGGGGACGTGGTGGCACAGGGACGTCTGAGGACACTGGGGGGTGTTGGAGGACCTCAGGGCacagggggacatggggggtGACAGGGGAGAAGGGGACATCGAGGGACGTGGGAGCACTGGGACAgtgggggacatggggatgtcaggggacgtggggacacggggggatgcagggggaCATGGCGACTGGGGGACACTGGGCAgcagggggggcagggggctgcctAGGGACACTTGGGGACACCCGGTGCTGATGTCCCCTCGATGTCCCCTCCCCAGGCGCCCGAGGCCGACTACCTGGAGGCGTGCGTGGTGTCGGTGCTGCAGATCCACGTCACCCAGCCCCCCGGGGACATCCTCGTCTTCCTCACCGGCCAGGTGGGTGTCCCACTGTCACCCCCGTCCCCTCCCTGCCACTTCTCGCGTCC contains:
- the DHX16 gene encoding pre-mRNA-splicing factor ATP-dependent RNA helicase DHX16 isoform X1, with the protein product MAAAAAALERWVSGELQALLGLSGRHVPAFLVALARRSRSVEELLERLRETEALRVEEPRVRAFARELWDKVPREAPREPPGRAAERAARELQRRSQGYRLVDSDDEGAGPAPSSTPSHGSTPGMADASHRRRRHLRRRRSESPEASSPSPPTPPAPEPPEEPEAEWEASERERLRDLEERDAFAERLRRRDRDRTRTVLARPDAKAYEEAQKRLKVAEEDQKTMVPELRKKSRREYLAKRERDKLEELEAEIADEEYLFGEEALTRAERRELEYKRRVRDLAREYKRAGEKEKLEKSNRYYIPEETRGKKIPEREEATGGEEERMAPRDEQRRWEEERIGAASLRFGARDAARRQPSKDYDFVLEEDEMIQFVSAVQMKGTEPDKEAPAPVPEAERRRQSAQEVRRSLPIFPYRDELVAAIAQHQILVIEGETGSGKTTQIPQYLHEEGYTRQGLKIGITQPRRVAAMSVAARVAVEMGTKLGNEVGYSIRFEDCTSERTVLKYMTDGMLLREFLTEPDLGSYSVIMVDEAHERTLHTDVLFGLIKDIARFRPQLKVLVASATLDTQRFSAFFDQAPVFRIPGRRFPVDIYYTKAPEADYLEACVVSVLQIHVTQPPGDILVFLTGQEEIEACVELLQERCRRLGSRLAELLVLPIYANLPSDMQARIFEPTPPGARKVVVATNIAETSVTIDGIVYVLDPGFCKQKSYSARTGMESLVVTPCSRASANQRAGRAGRVAPGKCFRLYTAWAFQHELEETPVPEIQRADLGSLVLLLKSLGINDLIHFDFLDPPPHETLVLALEQLYALGALNHLGELTTLGRRMAELPVEPMLAKMILASEQYGCTEEVLTVAAMLSVNNAIFYRPKDKILHADSARLGFHVPGGDHLVLLNVYNQWVASGHSLQWCYEHFVQARSLRRARDVREQLEGLMERVEIAPSSCAGDYGPVRKAITAGFFYHTARLTRGGYRTVKHQQTVFIHPNSSLFEEQPRWVLYHELVFTTKEFMRQVIEIDSAWLLEVAPHYYQAKELEDASARKMPKKVGKSRDELG